One genomic region from Balaenoptera acutorostrata chromosome 1, mBalAcu1.1, whole genome shotgun sequence encodes:
- the NDUFS5 gene encoding NADH dehydrogenase [ubiquinone] iron-sulfur protein 5, which yields MPFFDVQKRLGLDLDRWMTIQSAEQPHKIPSRCHAFEKEWIECAHGIGGIRAEKECKIEFDDFVECLLRQKTMKRLSAIKRQRDKLIKEGKYTPPPQHLGKEDPRP from the exons ATGCCTTTCTTTGATGTGCAGAAAAGGCTGGGTCTTGACTTAGACCGCTGGATGACAATCCAGAGTGCTGAGCAGCCTCACAAGATTCCAAGTCGATGCCACgcttttgaaaaagaatggatagagTGTGCACATGGTATTGGTGGTATTCGCGCGGAGAAAGAGTGCAAGATAGAATTCGATGATTTCGTAGAGTGTCTGCTTCGACAGAAAACG ATGAAACGTCTGAGTGCCATCAAGAGGCAGCGGGATAAGCTAATAAAGGAAGGGAAGTACACACCTCCACCTCAGCACTTGGGCAAGGAGGATCCTCGGCCCTGA